AGGATGTCTCACGCCCCAGCGTGCAACGGCGATAGGGCGCCAGAGGGCGGCCGCACAAATGGGTGTGATAGGCCTGCCCGTCGGGCGTTTCCACATATTGTCCGTGACCGGCCTTTTGCAACTCTGCCTTGGAATCGTCTTTGGAGGTGATCAGATGCCGGTCAGGGTGTGTCTCATAAGGGCCTTCAATAGTGCGCGACCGTGCCATGGTGACCGCATGGTCATAGCCTGTACCACCTTCGGCAACCGTCAGGTAGTACCAGCCATTGCGCTTAAACAGATGCGGCCCCTCGACCAGTCCAAGTTCTGTTCCGGGATAGATATTGCGCACCGGACCTGTCAGCATTTTCGTCACCGGGTCCCATTCCTGCAACAGGATTCCGTCGAAGGCCGAATGCGGGCCAATGGTATTGAAGGCTTCCAGCCGATGGTTCCATTGCATGTTGACGAACCATTTACGGCCATCGTCATCGTGAAACAGCGAGGGGTCAAAGCCTGAAGAATTGACATAAACAGGATCGGACCATTCGCCCTCAATGCTTGGCGAGGTCACAATGTAATTGGGTGCATCCTTGAAGCTGCCGTCGAGGCGTTTCACGTCGGTATAGACCAGCCAGAACAGCCCATCGGCATAGGACAGACACGGCGCCCAGATGCCGCAGCTATCGGGATTGCCGCGCATGTCCAGCTGGCTTTGGCGCTCCAGCGGGCGGCGGATCAGTGTCCAGTTGACCAGATCGCGCGAATGATGGATCTGCACGCCCGGATACCATTCGAAGGTTGAGGTGGCGATATAATAATCTTCCCCCACCCGGCAGATGGACGGGTCCGGGTTGAAGCCCGGCAGGATTGGGTTGATGATCATGCTTCCTCCTCCACGAGAAACCCTCCTCGCCCTGAAAGGCGAAGAGACTGACTGCTGACAAAGCGCTCCAATCTCGACGTCATGCTCGGCCTTGTGCCGAGCATCTGCCACCGTTGAATGTATCAATCCACTTCAATGACATGGAGCCGGTGGTAGATCCTCGGGACAAGCCCGAAGATGACGAAATGCCGAGATCGACGCTTGCTTATAAACCGTATCTTCGCCTTAAAAGGCGAGGAAACTGATTGAAATGCCTTACCTAATCGCGCTCGGCGGATTTCGCCCAGAGATTGATATCGGCTTCCTTGGCATAGACGTTGATCTCGGCCAGTTCCGCCTCGGTAAAATCAGGCGCGTCCAGCGCCTTGACGCAATCCTCGATCTGCGACACGCGGCTGGCGCCGATCAGGGCAGACGTGACGCGACCACCGCGCAGCACCCAGGAAATCGCCATCCGCGCCAGCGTTTGGCCGCGCTTTTCGGCAATCGCGTTCAGCTTGCGGATGTTATCGATGATCTCAGGACGGATGAACTCGCGCTTCAGGAAGTGGTTCTGGGCTGCGCGGCTGTCCTCGGGAATGCCCTGAAGATATTTGGTGGTCAGCATGCCCTGCGCCAATGGCGAAAACACGATGGAGCCCATGCCGACATCCTCAAGCGTATCGAGCAGCTTGTCATCTTCCACCCAGCGATTGAGCATGGAATAGCTCGGCTGATGGATCAGCAGCGGCGTGCCAAGGCCCTTCATGATCTCGACCGCTTCGCGGGTTCGCTGCGAATTATAGGAGGAAATCCCGACATAGAGCGCCCGGCCCGAACGGACGATATGATCAAGCGCGCCACAGGTTTCCTCCAGTGGCGTATCGGGATCGAAACGGTGCGAATAGAAAATATCCACATAGTCCAGCCCCATGCGCTTCAGGCTCTGGTCGCAGGATGAGATCAGATATTTGCGGCTGCCCCATTCGCCGTAAGGTCCGGGCCACATAGTGTATCCGGCCTTTGACGAGACGATCAGCTCGTCCCGAAGCCCATGAAAATCCGTCTTGAGGATTTCGCCGAAGGCCAGTTCGGCAGCACCCGGCAGAGGACCGTAATTGTTGGCAAGGTCAAAATGGG
This region of Agrobacterium vitis genomic DNA includes:
- a CDS encoding glycoside hydrolase family 43 protein; the encoded protein is MIINPILPGFNPDPSICRVGEDYYIATSTFEWYPGVQIHHSRDLVNWTLIRRPLERQSQLDMRGNPDSCGIWAPCLSYADGLFWLVYTDVKRLDGSFKDAPNYIVTSPSIEGEWSDPVYVNSSGFDPSLFHDDDGRKWFVNMQWNHRLEAFNTIGPHSAFDGILLQEWDPVTKMLTGPVRNIYPGTELGLVEGPHLFKRNGWYYLTVAEGGTGYDHAVTMARSRTIEGPYETHPDRHLITSKDDSKAELQKAGHGQYVETPDGQAYHTHLCGRPLAPYRRCTLGRETSLQKCVWKDDWLYLEQGDQVPAVYVKPPLPAERLEKPAITEYRFDPSGLPMDFQWLRTPEPERIFSLSARPGFLRLSGRQSIGSWFEQALVARRQQHHRFWAQTRISFAPQTYQQAAGLTHYYNRYKFYALTVTWHETLGRALTILSCPGDYPGGKLVFPIDAGLSLPDGDIDLAMEVTDNDLQFLWRPWVASVDGSGEAWQSVGPILDAGVISDEGGRGFDASFTGAFTGLFAFDLTGQARPADFSGFLYEAR
- the mgrA gene encoding L-glyceraldehyde 3-phosphate reductase produces the protein MTWQPAENRYERMTYNRCGKSGLKLPAISLGLWHNFGDDTPHQLKRDMCRRAFDLGITHFDLANNYGPLPGAAELAFGEILKTDFHGLRDELIVSSKAGYTMWPGPYGEWGSRKYLISSCDQSLKRMGLDYVDIFYSHRFDPDTPLEETCGALDHIVRSGRALYVGISSYNSQRTREAVEIMKGLGTPLLIHQPSYSMLNRWVEDDKLLDTLEDVGMGSIVFSPLAQGMLTTKYLQGIPEDSRAAQNHFLKREFIRPEIIDNIRKLNAIAEKRGQTLARMAISWVLRGGRVTSALIGASRVSQIEDCVKALDAPDFTEAELAEINVYAKEADINLWAKSAERD